The following coding sequences lie in one Pseudomonadota bacterium genomic window:
- a CDS encoding enoyl-CoA hydratase/isomerase family protein — protein MATMPPPTGPVVGTFDPLQGLATLRLGAPDSANVLDDTLASALLAAVAWARALPELRGVLVSSAHEAFCSGPDPERWLAWPDSTALLAHVRRVQGGLRGLETCGVPVVAVLAGAVSDGGLELALACHRRVAVDDARLRLELPALALGLLPAGGATQRLPRLLGLTAALELLRPAPLRGAAALRAGLIDALYPDQATALAEARRWLTTRPDPAQPYDRPGWVFPPPAPRSAAARELFLSAAGALHARTAGSQPAPELLLRALHEGAGLELDRALEVEARLAVHAARSVTTAALIRMLWQHRRAADALAREGASVAGAASVAGAAGVSARSGFSAGEGARPRVGIVGAGLMGADLALHCATRGCDVVLRDIDAAALESARARWAGRGDARDAAAADPRGAAGHAAALARITLTLGLEPLAGCEVLIEAVDETLALKRRVLAETEPLLAPAGLWASNTSALPLSAIAADARDPARVIGLHFFSPVARMPLLEIVRGAQTSAVTVARALALAATLGKTPIVVGDGYGFYTTRVFLAYVVEGAALVAAGHAPALVEWAARHAGMAVGPLQVADEVGLVLARKILTGAQEQLAWPRDGAGARLLATLVETHGRRGRATGAGYYDYAAAAGGGWRRRGLWPGLAACAAPRPSGVLPPVAHASAAELGQRLLLAQSVEAVHALAAGVIHQARDADLGALLGLGFAPGTGGPLAYLDQLGLAAACAKLDALVAQGVGVAPGESRFAPPPLLRELAARGERFYPAGVAP, from the coding sequence ATGGCGACGATGCCACCACCCACCGGCCCGGTCGTCGGGACCTTCGACCCGCTGCAGGGGCTCGCCACCTTGCGGCTGGGCGCCCCGGATAGCGCCAACGTCCTCGACGATACGCTGGCGAGCGCACTGCTCGCGGCCGTGGCCTGGGCCCGCGCCCTGCCGGAGCTGCGTGGGGTCCTCGTCAGCTCGGCGCACGAGGCGTTCTGTAGCGGGCCCGACCCCGAGCGCTGGCTCGCTTGGCCCGACAGCACCGCGCTGCTGGCCCACGTGCGCCGCGTGCAAGGGGGGCTGCGCGGGCTCGAGACCTGCGGCGTGCCGGTGGTCGCGGTGCTCGCTGGCGCGGTCAGCGATGGCGGCCTCGAGCTGGCGCTGGCCTGTCATCGGCGCGTCGCCGTCGACGACGCACGGCTCCGCCTCGAGCTACCGGCGCTCGCCCTCGGCCTGCTACCGGCGGGCGGGGCGACGCAGCGACTCCCGCGCCTGCTCGGGCTGACGGCCGCGCTCGAGCTGCTGCGCCCCGCCCCGCTGCGCGGCGCGGCAGCCCTGCGCGCCGGGCTGATCGACGCGCTCTACCCCGACCAGGCGACGGCGCTCGCCGAGGCCAGGCGCTGGCTCACCACGCGCCCCGACCCGGCGCAGCCCTACGACCGACCGGGCTGGGTCTTTCCGCCCCCGGCACCGCGAAGCGCCGCAGCGCGCGAGCTCTTCCTCAGCGCGGCCGGCGCGCTGCACGCGCGCACGGCGGGCTCGCAACCAGCCCCCGAGCTGCTGCTCCGTGCGCTCCACGAGGGCGCTGGCCTCGAGCTCGACCGCGCCCTCGAGGTCGAGGCGCGCCTGGCCGTCCACGCCGCCCGCAGCGTCACCACCGCCGCCCTGATTCGCATGCTCTGGCAACACCGCCGGGCGGCCGACGCGCTGGCGCGTGAGGGCGCGAGCGTCGCCGGCGCTGCAAGCGTCGCCGGCGCTGCCGGCGTTTCGGCGCGCTCGGGGTTCTCAGCGGGCGAAGGCGCGCGACCGCGGGTTGGGATTGTCGGCGCGGGGCTGATGGGCGCGGACCTCGCCCTCCACTGCGCCACCCGCGGCTGCGACGTGGTGCTGCGCGACATCGACGCGGCCGCGCTCGAAAGCGCGCGCGCGCGCTGGGCGGGGCGGGGCGACGCCCGGGACGCGGCGGCAGCCGACCCGCGCGGCGCGGCAGGCCACGCCGCGGCGCTGGCGCGCATCACGCTCACGCTGGGGCTCGAGCCCCTGGCGGGCTGCGAGGTGCTGATCGAGGCCGTCGACGAGACGCTGGCGCTGAAGCGGCGGGTGCTCGCCGAGACCGAGCCACTGCTGGCCCCGGCAGGGCTTTGGGCGAGCAACACCTCGGCCCTCCCCTTGAGCGCCATCGCAGCCGATGCGCGCGATCCCGCGCGCGTGATCGGCCTGCATTTCTTTTCGCCGGTGGCGCGGATGCCGCTGCTCGAGATCGTGCGCGGGGCGCAGACCTCGGCGGTTACCGTGGCGCGCGCGCTAGCCCTCGCCGCGACGCTGGGCAAGACGCCGATCGTCGTCGGCGACGGCTACGGCTTCTACACCACGCGCGTCTTCCTGGCCTATGTCGTCGAGGGCGCGGCGCTGGTCGCCGCGGGCCACGCGCCGGCGCTCGTCGAGTGGGCCGCGCGCCACGCCGGCATGGCCGTCGGCCCGCTGCAGGTCGCCGACGAGGTCGGCCTCGTGCTGGCGCGGAAGATCCTGACGGGGGCGCAAGAGCAGCTCGCCTGGCCGCGCGATGGTGCGGGGGCGCGGCTGCTCGCGACGCTGGTCGAGACGCATGGCCGCCGCGGTCGCGCGACAGGCGCCGGCTACTACGACTACGCCGCCGCAGCCGGCGGCGGCTGGCGACGGCGCGGGCTCTGGCCCGGCCTCGCCGCCTGCGCCGCGCCGCGCCCGTCCGGGGTGCTCCCGCCGGTCGCGCACGCGAGCGCCGCAGAACTGGGGCAGCGCCTGCTCCTGGCCCAAAGCGTCGAGGCTGTGCATGCGCTGGCCGCGGGCGTGATCCACCAGGCGCGCGACGCCGACCTCGGCGCCCTGCTCGGCCTGGGCTTCGCACCCGGCACGGGCGGACCGTTGGCCTATCTCGATCAGCTCGGCCTGGCCGCCGCCTGCGCCAAGCTCGACGCCCTGGTGGCGCAAGGTGTCGGGGTCGCGCCAGGCGAGTCGCGCTTCGCGCCGCCGCCGCTGCTGCGCGAGCTGGCCGCACGGGGTGAGCGATTCTATCCCGCGGGTGTCGCGCCCTGA
- a CDS encoding PilZ domain-containing protein, producing the protein MPDRTADRMLDAIERRRHPRLTYGAWVEDELQGGLGFYVAVNLSLGGLLLRSKDPPPPVGHRVRLRLVIENETRVMSVYGEVVRHVGGAAGEFAVRFVNLDPVRREFLDDLVREVAAPVAT; encoded by the coding sequence ATGCCCGACAGGACGGCCGACAGGATGCTGGACGCGATCGAACGCCGGCGGCACCCGCGGCTGACCTACGGCGCCTGGGTCGAGGACGAGCTCCAGGGGGGGCTCGGCTTTTATGTGGCGGTCAACCTCAGCCTCGGTGGGCTGCTCTTGCGCAGCAAGGACCCGCCGCCCCCGGTCGGCCACAGGGTGCGGCTGCGGCTGGTGATCGAGAACGAGACGCGCGTGATGTCCGTCTATGGCGAGGTCGTGCGCCACGTCGGCGGCGCCGCGGGCGAGTTCGCCGTGCGCTTCGTCAATCTCGATCCCGTGCGGCGCGAGTTCCTCGACGATCTGGTGCGCGAGGTCGCCGCGCCGGTCGCGACCTGA
- a CDS encoding beta-propeller domain-containing protein, translating to MSRIKLPSPFGAGLLLALAVGCSDADRPIVDDVDNPPPVQASFALRAFGSCEQLEQHIEDAAVKQMELTVDGSGSYAMRGVAFDTTVAMGAPAAAESGNNSGSKAADPTSSTATNNQVAGVDEPDFVKNDGKRIFMLSGGKLHALKSWPPQDLARQGELEIEGRPTEMALHGDKNLIVVFSTVDQANETRQGASDALVAPSVGLRMPCFEDAVGGAAFRCGFVPTATKLSIVDVSDLSKLRLVREIYLPGNYAYARSVGASVRVVLRDDVRWPDGVEFYPNVDYPAYPQVGCGADPTGATTGDRVASSGGATPEGTFVASKDPGSAPAHDAGVAPTPGDAGAAPTDGMSYEACSKQQEELQQATQAEYEQRLKVARAALKVRNAKLIRAQTLAGWLPTGKARLADGAVVDLAYDCRDFSAADVSVRLGLASVITLNLDRPDAISRTSVVGEVDQIYASAESLYLASQHWWWTAKVGQRNHTYFHKFDIRDGNSARYVASGGVDGYVLNQFSMDEHEGFLRVATTVNENQQDPDQPWRTVTTNRVSVLGVDAGLLKVVGVTEDLAKGETIQSARFFGKRGFVVTFRQVDPLFALDLSQPTRPRVVGELKVPGFSSYIHPLGDDHLLTIGTYLPESGQGERRVQLAIFDVSDPAHPQQTFLQLVGSPNANSAAQWDHKAFNFFPEKGLLAVPYTDYRSWVGPADAESYWPGFVSELRVYQVDKDKGFTPRGAVSMSDVYARQGRYDWQWWYSPEVRRSVMASDDANEFVYAITDAGVRVATLGALATPLATAVLPLSVPPIDGYPLARGIVAD from the coding sequence ATGTCGCGGATTAAACTCCCCTCTCCCTTCGGCGCGGGCCTGCTGCTGGCGCTGGCCGTCGGCTGCTCCGATGCCGACCGCCCCATCGTCGACGACGTCGACAATCCGCCGCCCGTGCAGGCCTCCTTCGCGCTGCGCGCTTTCGGTAGCTGCGAGCAGCTCGAGCAGCACATCGAAGATGCCGCGGTCAAGCAGATGGAGCTGACGGTCGACGGCAGCGGCTCCTACGCCATGCGCGGCGTCGCCTTCGACACGACGGTGGCGATGGGTGCACCGGCCGCCGCCGAATCTGGCAACAACTCGGGCTCCAAGGCCGCCGATCCGACGTCGAGCACGGCGACCAACAATCAGGTCGCAGGCGTGGACGAGCCCGACTTCGTGAAGAACGACGGCAAGCGCATCTTCATGCTCAGCGGCGGCAAGTTGCACGCGCTGAAGAGCTGGCCGCCGCAGGATCTGGCGCGCCAGGGCGAGCTCGAGATCGAAGGCCGCCCGACCGAGATGGCCCTGCACGGCGACAAAAACCTGATCGTCGTCTTCTCGACGGTCGACCAGGCCAACGAAACCCGCCAGGGTGCCAGCGATGCCCTCGTCGCGCCGAGCGTCGGCCTGAGGATGCCCTGCTTCGAGGATGCAGTCGGTGGCGCGGCCTTCCGCTGCGGCTTCGTGCCGACCGCGACGAAGCTCTCCATCGTCGACGTCTCCGATCTCAGCAAGCTGCGCCTCGTGCGCGAGATCTACTTACCCGGCAACTACGCCTACGCCCGCAGCGTGGGCGCCTCGGTGCGCGTCGTGTTGCGCGACGACGTGCGTTGGCCCGACGGCGTCGAGTTCTACCCGAACGTCGACTACCCCGCCTACCCCCAGGTGGGCTGCGGGGCCGACCCCACGGGCGCGACGACAGGCGACCGCGTGGCTTCGAGCGGTGGTGCGACCCCCGAGGGAACGTTCGTCGCGAGCAAGGACCCTGGAAGCGCCCCGGCGCATGACGCTGGCGTCGCGCCCACGCCGGGCGACGCGGGCGCTGCGCCCACCGATGGCATGAGCTACGAAGCCTGCAGCAAGCAGCAGGAAGAGCTGCAGCAGGCGACCCAGGCGGAGTACGAGCAGCGGCTAAAGGTCGCGCGTGCGGCGCTCAAGGTGCGCAACGCGAAGCTGATTCGTGCGCAGACGCTGGCCGGGTGGCTGCCCACCGGCAAGGCACGCTTGGCCGACGGCGCGGTGGTGGACCTCGCCTACGATTGCAGGGACTTCTCCGCCGCCGATGTCTCGGTGCGGCTGGGTCTCGCCAGCGTGATCACCCTCAATCTCGATCGACCCGACGCGATCAGCCGGACCTCTGTGGTCGGTGAGGTCGATCAGATTTACGCCTCCGCCGAGTCGCTCTACCTGGCGAGCCAGCATTGGTGGTGGACCGCCAAGGTCGGGCAGAGGAACCACACCTACTTCCACAAGTTCGACATCCGCGACGGGAATAGCGCGCGCTACGTCGCCTCGGGCGGTGTCGACGGCTACGTCCTCAATCAGTTCTCGATGGACGAGCATGAGGGCTTCCTGCGCGTGGCGACCACCGTCAACGAGAACCAGCAAGATCCCGACCAGCCCTGGCGCACGGTGACGACCAACCGCGTCAGTGTGCTCGGGGTCGACGCTGGGCTGCTGAAGGTGGTCGGCGTGACCGAGGACCTGGCCAAGGGCGAAACAATTCAGAGCGCGCGCTTCTTCGGCAAGCGCGGCTTCGTCGTGACCTTCCGCCAGGTCGATCCGCTCTTCGCGCTCGACCTCTCGCAGCCGACCCGGCCGCGCGTGGTTGGTGAGCTGAAGGTGCCCGGCTTCTCGAGCTACATCCATCCGCTCGGCGACGACCACCTGCTGACGATCGGCACCTATTTGCCGGAGTCGGGTCAGGGCGAGCGGCGCGTGCAGCTCGCGATCTTCGATGTCAGCGATCCGGCCCATCCGCAGCAGACCTTCCTGCAGCTCGTCGGCTCGCCCAACGCCAACTCGGCGGCGCAATGGGACCACAAGGCCTTCAACTTCTTCCCGGAGAAGGGCCTGCTCGCCGTGCCCTACACGGACTATCGCTCGTGGGTCGGTCCGGCGGATGCCGAATCCTACTGGCCCGGCTTCGTCAGCGAGCTGCGCGTCTATCAGGTCGACAAGGACAAGGGCTTCACCCCGCGGGGCGCCGTGTCGATGAGCGACGTCTACGCCAGGCAGGGCCGCTACGACTGGCAGTGGTGGTACAGCCCGGAGGTGCGCCGCAGCGTGATGGCCAGCGATGACGCGAACGAGTTCGTCTACGCGATCACCGACGCGGGGGTGCGCGTGGCCACGCTCGGCGCGCTGGCGACGCCGCTGGCGACGGCCGTGTTGCCGCTCAGCGTGCCTCCGATCGATGGCTACCCGCTGGCACGTGGAATCGTGGCGGATTAA
- a CDS encoding right-handed parallel beta-helix repeat-containing protein, which yields MPVRCDSALDCLSTSLCDRADAHANAKGVCVDPAMVLRLATPSTDPNLDAAIGQLSDPKPYLGLQPGTYTLGATLSGKRAVLIGLGATPSAVTLQPSPHTALSVGPSATLQLQNLAIVRPVGSTAVGDAITCTANATHLSAVTLLETILSGHAGQGIEASYCDVTVRRSTLHGNDGGGLKLTDGRFIVSDTLLYGNGKVGPTGSTVGAVAFANTTTATFLNNTVVGNAAADGRSAGVLCNSATTQLVNTIVAGNSLNVALCTVADSSLVAPDTASACTLTAFKPTTSPCLNDQGDNAAVAQSRLDHDNAPRIKGAKVDLGAFELQ from the coding sequence TTGCCCGTCCGCTGCGACAGCGCCCTCGACTGCCTCAGCACCAGCCTCTGCGACCGCGCCGACGCCCACGCCAACGCCAAGGGCGTCTGCGTCGACCCCGCCATGGTCTTGCGCCTCGCCACCCCCTCCACCGACCCCAACCTCGACGCCGCCATCGGCCAGCTCTCCGACCCAAAGCCCTACCTCGGCCTCCAGCCCGGCACCTACACCCTCGGCGCCACCCTCAGCGGCAAGCGCGCCGTCCTCATCGGCCTCGGCGCTACCCCGTCCGCCGTCACCCTACAACCGAGTCCGCATACGGCCCTCAGCGTCGGCCCCAGCGCCACGCTCCAGCTCCAAAACCTCGCCATCGTCCGGCCCGTCGGCTCCACCGCCGTCGGCGACGCCATCACCTGCACCGCCAACGCCACCCACCTCAGCGCCGTCACCCTCCTCGAGACCATCCTCTCCGGCCACGCCGGCCAGGGTATCGAGGCCAGCTACTGCGACGTCACCGTCCGCCGCAGCACCCTCCACGGCAATGACGGCGGCGGCCTCAAGCTCACCGACGGCCGCTTCATCGTCTCCGACACGCTCCTCTACGGCAACGGCAAGGTCGGCCCCACCGGCTCCACCGTCGGCGCCGTGGCCTTCGCCAACACCACCACGGCCACCTTCCTCAACAACACCGTCGTCGGTAACGCAGCCGCCGATGGCCGCAGCGCTGGCGTGCTCTGCAACAGCGCAACCACCCAGCTCGTCAACACCATCGTCGCCGGCAACTCCCTCAACGTCGCTCTCTGCACCGTCGCCGACTCCAGCCTCGTCGCTCCCGACACCGCCAGCGCCTGCACCCTGACGGCCTTCAAGCCGACGACCAGCCCCTGCCTCAACGACCAGGGTGATAACGCCGCCGTCGCCCAGAGCCGCCTCGACCACGACAACGCCCCTCGTATCAAGGGCGCCAAGGTCGACCTCGGCGCCTTCGAGCTCCAATGA
- a CDS encoding right-handed parallel beta-helix repeat-containing protein — protein sequence MTAPAPRALGCAALALALAACWAEDPTFCNAKEPCPQGQRCDLPTRTCLPGPGDGGLGDGAEGSDARGTQAAGTTCGGAGVCASGFCVDGRCCQSACDGLCERCDLAGALGTCTAVPDGQNPGDECSPGGAACAGSCDGARHCRFDTTRLCDGRCRNAVVGGDTVAETFRCGADGRCNTTTVATTKLCQFSRCTGSGLQADCPVRCDSALDCLSTSLCDRADAHANAKGVCVDPAMVLRLATPSTDPNLDAAIGQLSDSKPYLGLQPGTYTLGATLSGKRAVLIGLGATPSAVTLQPSPHTALSVGPSATLQLQNLAIVRPVGSTAVGDAITCTANATHLSAVTLLETILSGHAGQGIEASYCDVTVRRSTLHGNDGGGLKLTDGRFIVSDTLLYGNGKVGPTGSPAGGASLSSTTPATFLNNTVVGNAAADGLAAGVLCNSATTQLVNTIVAGNSLNVALCTVADSSLVAESLASACTLTAFKPTTSPCLNDQGDNAAVAQSRLDHDNAPRIKGAKVDLGAFELQ from the coding sequence ATGACCGCCCCCGCCCCCCGCGCCCTCGGCTGCGCCGCCCTCGCCCTTGCCCTTGCCGCCTGCTGGGCCGAGGACCCGACCTTCTGTAACGCCAAAGAGCCCTGCCCCCAGGGCCAGCGCTGCGACCTCCCCACCCGCACCTGCCTACCGGGGCCCGGCGATGGGGGGCTCGGCGATGGGGCGGAGGGTAGCGATGCGCGGGGGACGCAGGCGGCGGGGACGACCTGCGGCGGCGCCGGGGTCTGCGCCAGCGGCTTCTGCGTCGATGGGCGCTGCTGTCAGAGCGCCTGCGACGGCCTCTGCGAGCGCTGCGACCTCGCCGGCGCCCTCGGCACCTGCACCGCCGTCCCCGACGGTCAAAACCCCGGCGACGAGTGCTCCCCTGGCGGGGCCGCCTGCGCCGGCAGCTGCGACGGCGCGCGCCACTGCCGCTTCGACACCACCAGGCTCTGCGATGGCCGCTGCCGTAACGCCGTCGTCGGCGGCGACACCGTCGCCGAGACCTTCCGCTGCGGCGCCGACGGCCGCTGCAACACCACCACCGTCGCCACCACCAAGCTCTGTCAGTTTTCGCGCTGCACCGGCAGCGGCCTGCAGGCCGATTGCCCCGTCCGCTGCGACAGCGCCCTCGACTGCCTCAGCACCAGCCTCTGCGACCGCGCCGACGCCCACGCCAACGCCAAGGGCGTCTGCGTCGACCCCGCCATGGTCTTGCGCCTCGCCACCCCCTCCACCGACCCCAACCTCGACGCCGCCATCGGCCAGCTCTCCGACTCAAAGCCCTACCTCGGCCTCCAGCCCGGCACCTACACCCTCGGCGCCACCCTCAGCGGCAAGCGCGCCGTCCTCATCGGCCTCGGCGCTACCCCGTCCGCCGTCACCCTACAACCGAGTCCGCATACGGCCCTCAGCGTCGGCCCCAGCGCCACGCTCCAGCTCCAAAACCTCGCCATCGTCCGGCCCGTCGGCTCCACCGCCGTCGGCGACGCCATCACCTGCACCGCCAACGCCACCCACCTCAGCGCCGTCACCCTCCTCGAGACCATCCTCTCCGGCCACGCCGGCCAGGGTATCGAGGCCAGCTACTGCGACGTCACCGTCCGCCGCAGCACCCTCCACGGCAATGACGGCGGCGGCCTCAAGCTCACCGACGGCCGCTTCATCGTCTCCGACACGCTCCTCTACGGCAACGGCAAGGTCGGCCCCACCGGCTCGCCGGCCGGGGGCGCCAGCCTCAGCAGCACCACCCCCGCCACCTTCCTCAACAACACCGTCGTCGGTAACGCAGCCGCCGATGGCCTCGCCGCTGGCGTGCTCTGCAACAGCGCAACCACCCAGCTCGTCAACACCATCGTCGCCGGCAACTCCCTCAACGTCGCTCTCTGCACCGTCGCCGACTCCAGCCTCGTCGCCGAAAGCCTCGCCAGCGCCTGCACCCTGACGGCCTTCAAGCCGACGACCAGCCCCTGCCTCAACGACCAGGGTGATAACGCCGCCGTCGCCCAGAGCCGCCTCGACCACGACAACGCCCCTCGTATCAAGGGCGCCAAGGTCGACCTCGGCGCCTTCGAGCTCCAATGA
- a CDS encoding trypsin-like serine protease, with protein MPCSVRSRPKARRATLLSCALLAPALLVPGALGGCGAGYEEGAQLGQLVAGLANGVADDAHPAVGLIIAGASDCAPGASAGAKRCTGTLVGRHTVVTAGHCVQDSTLAYAFCPVGGATRAVARALAHPGYLATQQLGVKATTDDIGLLILRDEVLDIPAAVVANRAPVRGETGTVVGWGVMSERGDKPADRPQSGSKAITAVSAKVLETEPAVGLPGVCTGDSGGPVLAREGDRDVLLGVVSISVSANNGLCSTGTEYYTRADVYRDWIAATPGADLRSLEDLVSATTSPEENTYRLLFDGLDQPTAAPTTTTQLDGALGSAAAASPSAASSAQLGLGGEEVEGVTCNAAPSGAAVGRGRGAGALPWMLTLLALVLHARRRSRPPRAASRAPAWRALLRVRGA; from the coding sequence TTGCCCTGCTCCGTCCGCTCACGTCCGAAGGCCCGCCGCGCCACCCTGCTTTCTTGCGCGCTGCTCGCGCCGGCGCTCCTGGTGCCTGGCGCCCTGGGGGGCTGCGGGGCCGGCTACGAGGAGGGTGCTCAGCTTGGGCAGCTCGTGGCTGGGCTGGCCAATGGCGTGGCCGACGACGCGCATCCCGCCGTCGGCTTGATCATCGCTGGAGCCTCCGACTGCGCCCCGGGCGCGAGCGCCGGGGCCAAGCGATGCACGGGGACCTTGGTCGGCAGACACACCGTGGTCACGGCCGGCCATTGCGTCCAGGACAGCACCTTGGCCTATGCGTTTTGTCCGGTCGGTGGGGCGACCCGCGCGGTCGCCAGGGCGCTGGCGCATCCCGGCTACCTGGCGACTCAGCAGCTAGGCGTCAAAGCGACCACCGACGATATCGGCCTGCTGATCTTGCGCGACGAGGTCCTCGACATCCCCGCCGCCGTCGTCGCCAACCGCGCGCCGGTCCGCGGCGAGACCGGAACCGTCGTCGGCTGGGGCGTGATGTCGGAGCGCGGCGACAAGCCAGCCGACAGGCCTCAGAGCGGGAGCAAGGCGATCACCGCCGTCTCGGCGAAGGTCCTCGAGACCGAGCCCGCCGTCGGGTTGCCCGGCGTCTGCACGGGCGACTCGGGCGGGCCCGTGCTGGCACGTGAAGGCGACCGCGACGTCTTGCTGGGCGTGGTCTCGATCAGCGTCAGCGCCAACAACGGCCTCTGCTCCACGGGCACCGAATACTACACGCGGGCGGATGTCTACCGCGACTGGATCGCCGCCACACCCGGCGCGGACCTGCGCTCGCTGGAGGACCTAGTGAGCGCGACGACCTCGCCCGAGGAGAACACCTACCGGCTGCTCTTCGACGGCCTCGATCAGCCCACGGCCGCACCGACGACGACGACCCAGCTCGATGGGGCGCTCGGCAGCGCCGCCGCGGCGTCCCCCTCCGCTGCCTCGAGCGCCCAGCTTGGGCTAGGCGGCGAGGAGGTAGAGGGGGTCACCTGCAACGCCGCCCCCTCGGGCGCCGCCGTGGGCAGGGGTCGCGGGGCGGGCGCCCTGCCCTGGATGCTGACGCTGCTGGCCTTGGTGCTCCACGCGCGGCGACGTTCCCGGCCCCCGCGCGCCGCGTCCCGCGCGCCGGCCTGGCGGGCCCTCCTCCGCGTCCGCGGCGCCTAG
- a CDS encoding chloride channel protein, whose product MSQELGKLYARARGWWDAGRRRLLPVIFAGAAPLDLRFVGRTLLRAGLVGLAAGLVGAAFFGGLELVQRLLLEELAGYAPLRAHGEILAAAPSTPHAFRPWLLMMLPALGGLACGLLTRLAPEARGGGGDAMIDAFHRQGGMLRRRVIGVKLLASLCTLGTGGAGGREGPTMHIGAALGSWIGRLLHAAARERRVLLVAGVAAGIAAVFRTPLGAALLAVEVLYRDGFESDALVPAIFASVVGYSVVISIFGESTLFAHAPRFPLVLAHLPLYGVLALGVSLLAAAFAAALKRSRRLFAALPVPSWVRPGVGGVALGALCTPLIVVVGRHFGTGGQGLGLLGVGYGAVQVAISGASWLPSGWGAVELLFALALVKLLAAALTIGSGGSAGDFAPALTIGGLFGGAVGRAARLLFADPRLDPGAFALVGMGVCYGGIAHVPLSALVLVCELAGNYDLLVPLMLAQGIAFIALRRSTLYEAQAPTQHESPVYRDALLLDVLHGSHVKELMTRGRPFVSFEPRTGAAEMLQRVGEASWQDVFPVVDAGQRMVGLVSLDALRVLSGAPDDAPWAVAADIMQPPVYVHEDDDLRRATERLVSNGLREIPVVDRARTVIGFLDEAELAKSYLQAALRAEEDPDLALQSEISSVSLPMVDPRDLQR is encoded by the coding sequence ATGAGTCAGGAGCTCGGGAAACTCTACGCGCGGGCGCGTGGCTGGTGGGACGCTGGGCGGCGTCGGCTGCTGCCCGTGATCTTCGCCGGGGCCGCCCCCCTCGACCTGCGCTTTGTCGGACGGACGCTGCTGCGGGCCGGGCTCGTGGGGTTGGCGGCGGGGCTGGTCGGCGCGGCCTTCTTCGGTGGGCTCGAGTTGGTGCAGCGGCTGCTGCTCGAGGAGCTCGCCGGCTATGCGCCGCTGCGCGCGCACGGTGAAATCCTGGCCGCCGCGCCGAGCACGCCGCACGCCTTTCGTCCGTGGCTGTTGATGATGCTCCCCGCGCTCGGCGGCCTGGCCTGCGGGCTGCTGACGCGGCTGGCGCCCGAGGCTCGCGGTGGTGGCGGCGATGCGATGATCGACGCCTTCCACCGTCAGGGCGGCATGCTTCGTCGCCGCGTGATCGGCGTCAAGCTCCTGGCCTCCCTCTGCACGCTCGGCACGGGCGGCGCGGGCGGACGCGAGGGGCCGACGATGCACATCGGCGCCGCGCTCGGCTCGTGGATCGGGCGCTTGCTCCACGCCGCCGCGCGCGAGCGGCGGGTGTTGTTGGTGGCTGGCGTCGCGGCCGGCATCGCCGCGGTCTTCCGCACGCCGCTCGGCGCCGCGCTGCTGGCGGTCGAGGTGCTCTACCGCGACGGCTTCGAGTCCGACGCGCTGGTGCCGGCGATCTTCGCCAGCGTGGTCGGCTACTCCGTCGTGATCTCGATCTTCGGCGAGTCGACGCTCTTCGCCCACGCACCGCGCTTCCCCCTCGTGCTCGCGCACCTACCGCTCTATGGGGTGCTCGCCCTCGGCGTGTCCTTGCTCGCCGCCGCCTTCGCCGCCGCGCTGAAGCGCTCGCGGCGCCTCTTCGCTGCCCTGCCGGTGCCAAGCTGGGTACGCCCGGGCGTCGGTGGTGTGGCGCTGGGGGCGCTCTGCACGCCCTTGATCGTGGTGGTGGGCCGCCACTTCGGCACGGGCGGGCAGGGGCTTGGGCTGCTGGGCGTCGGCTATGGTGCCGTGCAGGTGGCGATCAGCGGCGCCTCATGGTTGCCCTCCGGCTGGGGCGCGGTCGAGCTGCTCTTCGCGCTGGCGCTGGTCAAGCTCCTGGCCGCGGCGCTGACGATCGGCTCGGGTGGCAGCGCGGGCGACTTCGCCCCAGCGCTGACGATCGGGGGCCTCTTTGGCGGGGCCGTGGGGCGCGCCGCACGGCTGCTCTTTGCCGATCCACGCCTCGATCCAGGGGCCTTCGCGCTGGTCGGGATGGGGGTGTGCTATGGCGGCATCGCGCACGTCCCGCTCAGCGCGCTGGTGCTGGTCTGCGAGCTGGCTGGCAACTACGACCTGCTGGTGCCACTGATGCTGGCGCAGGGCATCGCCTTCATCGCGCTACGCCGTTCGACCCTCTACGAGGCGCAGGCGCCGACGCAGCACGAGTCGCCGGTCTACCGCGATGCGCTGCTGCTCGACGTGCTGCACGGCAGTCACGTCAAGGAGCTGATGACGCGCGGGCGACCCTTCGTCAGCTTCGAGCCGCGGACCGGGGCCGCTGAGATGCTGCAGCGCGTGGGCGAGGCGAGCTGGCAGGACGTCTTCCCCGTGGTGGATGCGGGGCAGCGCATGGTCGGTCTGGTCAGCCTCGACGCGCTGCGCGTGCTCTCGGGTGCCCCCGACGATGCCCCCTGGGCGGTTGCCGCGGACATCATGCAGCCGCCGGTCTACGTGCACGAAGATGATGACCTGCGGCGGGCCACCGAGCGGCTGGTCTCCAATGGCCTGCGCGAGATCCCGGTGGTCGACCGCGCGCGCACGGTGATCGGCTTTCTCGACGAGGCCGAGCTGGCCAAGTCGTATTTGCAGGCGGCGCTGCGTGCCGAGGAGGACCCCGACCTGGCGCTCCAGAGCGAGATCAGCTCGGTCAGCCTGCCGATGGTCGATCCGCGCGATCTGCAGCGCTAA